A genomic segment from Garra rufa chromosome 5, GarRuf1.0, whole genome shotgun sequence encodes:
- the kyat1 gene encoding kynurenine--oxoglutarate transaminase 1, which yields MWRRAAVNGPSLSISLVNAGFHNKANMSRKLHARRLEGIDKNIWVEFTQLAADYKAVNLGQGFPDFSPPSFIREAFCNALNGSFSMHQYTRAFGHPNLVKILAKFFSRIVGQEIDPMEDVLISVGAYQALFCAFQALIDEGDEVIIVEPFFDCYQPMVMMAGGTAIYVPLKPREGCGPVLSSADWVLSPEELASKFSPRTKAIVINTPNNPLGKVYQREELQIIADLCVKHDVICISDEVYEWLTYDGTKHVKIASLPGMWERTVTIGSAGKTFSATGWKVGWAIGSGHILKHLKTVHQNSVYHCATAAQEAVAVGFQREYDVFGTEESYFQQLPKLLHEKRLRLADCLKSVGLKPILPQGGYFMIADISNLNVDLTEPSIIDEPYDYRFVKWLIKEKGLATIPVSAFYSPEHRGEFQKYIRFCFVKEDSTLQAGEDILRQWSNSK from the exons ATGTGGAGAAGAGCGGCGGTAAATGGACCTTCGCTGTCAATAAGTTTAGTAAACGCAGGTTTTCATAATAAG GCCAATATGTCTCGTAAATTGCACGCGAGAAGGCTTGAAGGAATTGACAAGAATATATG GGTGGAATTCACTCAGCTGGCTGCTGACTATAAGGCTGTGAACCTGGGTCAGGGGTTCCCTGATTTCTCCCCTCCTAGTTTCATTCGGGAGGCCTTCTGCAATGCTCTGAATGGAAGCTTCTCCATGCACCAGTACACGCGTGCTTTC GGCCACCCAAATCTTGTGAAGATCCTTGCCAAGTTCTTCAGTAGGATTGTTGGCCAGGAAATAGACCCAATGGAGGATGTCTTAATTTCTGTAGGAGCATATCAAGCGCTTTTCTGCGCCTTCCAGGCACTTATTGATGAGGGTGATGAG GTGATTATTGTGGAGCCATTCTTTGACTGTTATCAGCCAATGGTAATGATGGCAGGAGGAACAGCTATATATGTGCCCCTTAAACCA AGGGAAGGCTGTGGTCCCGTTCTGTCCAGTGCTGACTGGGTGTTGTCTCCTGAGGAATTGGCGAGTAAATTTAGTCCTCGTACCAAAGCCATTGTCATTAACACTCCCAATAACCCTCTTGGCAAG gtctATCAGCGGGAGGAACTTCAGATAATTGCTGACTTGTGCGTTAAACATGATGTTATTTGCATCAGCGACGAGGTGTATGAGTGGCTCACATACGATGGAACAAAACATGTGAAAATCG ccagTCTGCCAGGTATGTGGGAACGCACTGTCACCATTGGGAGTGCAGGCAAAACTTTTAGTGCCACAGGATGGAAG GTGGGTTGGGCAATAGGATCAGGCCATATCCTGAAGCACTTAAAAACCGTCCATCAGAACTCAGTGTATCACTGTGCCACAGCTGCCCAG GAGGCTGTAGCAGTAGGTTTTCAAAGGGAATATGATGTTTTTGGAACAGAGGAAAGTTATTTCCAGCAGTTACCCAAACTTCTTCATGAAAAGCGACTGAGGCTGGCAGATTGTCTGAAGAGTGTTGGCCTAAAACCTATACTACCCCAGGGAGGGTACTTCATGATCGCAGATATCTCAAATCTTA aTGTTGACCTTACTGAGCCCAGTATTATAGATGAACCATATGACTACAGATTTGTGAAATGGCTAATAAAAGAAAAG GGACTGGCCACTATCCCTGTGTCTGCATTCTACAGCCCTGAACACAGAGGCGAATTCCAGAAATACATCCGATTCTGCTTCGTTAAG GAAGACTCAACCCTGCAAGCAGGAGAGGACATCCTGAGGCAGTGGAGTAACAGCAAATGA
- the prkaa1 gene encoding 5'-AMP-activated protein kinase catalytic subunit alpha-1 produces MATDKQKHEGRVKIGHYILGDTLGVGTFGKVKVGQHELTKHQVAVKILNRQKIRSLDVVGKIRREIQNLKLFRHPHIIKLYQVISTPTDIFMVMEYVSGGELFDYICKNGKLDEKESRRLFQQIISGVDYCHRHMVVHRDLKPENVLLDAHMNAKIADFGLSNMMSDGEFLRTSCGSPNYAAPEVISGRLYAGPEVDIWSSGVILYALLCGTLPFDDDHVPTLFKKICDGIFFTPQYLNPSVISLLKHMLQVDPMKRATIKEIREDEWFKQDLPKYLFPEDAAYSSNMIDEEALKEVCEKFECTEEEVLNCLYSRNHQDPLAVAYHLIIDNRRIMSEAKDFYLASSPPDSFLDDLPAHHSAKIHPERVPFLVTESQPRPRHTLDELNPQKSKHLGVRRAKWHLGIRSQSRPNDIMSEVCRAMKQLDYEWKVVNPYYLRVRRKNPVTGIHTKMSLQLYQVDSRTYLLDFRSIDDDMIEVKSGTATPHRSGSVGNYRTTLKNDRNEKNECEDASKGDASAPSTPPISGGKAAEGSLASSLTSSVDSTGGEILPRPGSHTIEFFEMCANLIKLLAR; encoded by the exons ATGGCGACGGACAAACAGAAACATGAAGGCAGGGTGAAAATCGGACATTATATTCTCGGAGACACACTAGGAGTGGGAACGTTTGGAAAAGTCAAAG TGGGCCAACATGAGTTGACCAAGCACCAGGTGGCGGTAAAGATTCTGAACCGGCAGAAGATCCGCAGTCTTGATGTGGTGGGGAAGATTCGACGTGAGATCCAGAACCTCAAACTCTTCCGTCACCCGCATATAATCAAACT TTACCAAGTCATCAGCACACCAACAGACATCTTCATGGTAATGGAGTATGTGTCAGGAGGAGAACTCTTTGACTACATCTGTAAAAATGGAAAG TTGGACGAGAAGGAGAGCAGGCGTCTGTTCCAGCAGATCATCTCAGGGGTGGATTACTGCCACAGACATATGGTGGTGCACAGAGACCTCAAGCCTGAGAACGTCCTGCTGGATGCGCACATGAATGCCAAGATTGCAGACTTTG GCTTGTCAAACATGATGTCGGATGGAGAATTCCTAAGAACGAGTTGCGGTTCTCCTAATTATGCTGCTCCAGAAGTCATCTCTGGAAG GTTGTACGCAGGGCCTGAGGTGGACATCTGGAGCAGTGGTGTGATTTTGTACGCTCTGCTGTGCGGAACGCTACCGTTTGACGACGACCACGTGCCAACCCTGTTCAAGAAGATCTGCGATGGGATCTTCTTCACGCCTCAGTACCTGAACCCCTCCGTTATTAGCCTTCTGAAACACATGCTCCAAGTGGACCCCATGAAGAGAGCCACCATTAAAGAGATTCG GGAGGATGAGTGGTTCAAACAAGATCTCCCCAAGTATCTGTTCCCAGAGGACGCTGCATATAGCAGTAATATGATTGATGAGGAGGCACTGAAGGAGGTGTGTGAGAAGTTTGAGTGCACTGAGGAGGAGGTGCTCAACTGCTTGTACAG TCGCAATCACCAGGATCCTCTTGCTGTGGCCTATCACTTGATCATAGACAACCGCCGGATTATGAGCGAggccaaagatttctatttggcCTCCAGCCCCCCGGACAGCTTCTTAGATGATCTGCCTGCGCACCACTCTGCAAAGATTCACCCTGAGAGAGTGCCGTTCCTGGTGACCGAGTCTCAGCCACGTCCTCGACACACACTGGATGAGCTTAACCCGCAAAAGTCCAAGCATCTCGGTGTCCGGCGGGCCAAGTGGCACCTGGGAATCCGTAGCCAGAGCAGACCAAATGATATCATGAGTGAGGTCTGTCGTGCTATGAAGCAGCTGGACTATGAGTGGAAG GTAGTTAATCCTTATTACTTGCGAGTGCGGAGAAAGAACCCAGTCACTGGCATACATACAAAGATGAGCCTCCAGCTCTACCAGGTGGACAGCAGGACCTATTTACTAGACTTCAGGAGCATAGACG ATGACATGATAGAAGTAAAATCAGGGACCGCCACACCTCACCGCTCTGGCTCAGTCGGTAACTACCGGACTACCCTAAAGAACGACCGGAACGAGAAAAACGAATGTGAGGATGCATCAAAGGGCGACGCATCCGCACCCTCCACGCCTCCGATATCCGGAGGGAAAGCGGCGGAAGGCTCTCTGGCTTCTTCTCTTACCTCCTCAGTGGATTCCACAGGGGGAGAGATCCTCCCCCGGCCAGGAAGTCACACCATAGAGTTCTTTGAGATGTGCGCCAACCTCATCAAGCTGCTAGCACGATAA